The genomic region CCCGCTAGGCCCTAAAAGCGCGATGAGTTTCTTAGGCGTTTTGATAAGGAAGCCCTCTTTTATAAGCGTTCAAAAACCCTTCTAAATCAAATTTTTTACGGCATTCTTCGGTGAAAAGATGGATCATCAAATCCCCCAAATCCAAAATGATCCACTCTTCATTAGACTCATCTATCTGGTAAAAGACTTCCCCTAAAGGCTTAAGGGTGTTTTTAAGCGCGTCTAATAAAGAAAGGGCATGCTTATTCGCTAGCGTGGTGGCGATAATGACATCTTCTACCAAATAGGGGGTTTGAGACAAATCAATGTGCGTAATATCAAAAGCCTTTTTTTCATCTAATAAAGCCGTAATCATTTCTATGCGTTGGTTCATGAGTTTCCTAAAAAATGGGTTAAAATAGCCTTATTATAACTTAAATCAAGGAAAGATTAATGACCCCTGGACTAAACCTCAAATCCTTAGGCGCTAAAACGCCCTATGTTTTTGAATACAACAGCGATTTACTAGAAGCCTTCCCTAACCCAAACCCCAATTTAGACCCCCTAATCACGCTAGAATGCAAGGAATTTACAAGCCTTTGCCCCATCACTTCCCAGCCGGATTTTGGCGTGATTTTTATCCGCTACATCCCTAAAGACAAAATGGTAGAAAGCAAGTCTTTAAAACTCTATTTATTCAGTTACAGAAACCATGGGAGCTTTCATGAGAGCTGCATCAATACGATCTTATTAGATTTAGTCCAATTGCTAGAGCCAAAGTATTTGGAAGTGTATGGGGATTTTGCCTCTAGGGGTGGGATTGCGATCAAGCCCTTTGTGAATTATGCGATCAAAGAATACCAGGAATTTAAAGAAAAACGCCTTTTGAATGCGAAATAACGCGCAAAAATAGGGTTTTAAGATTAAAGCCCTTCCAAATTAAACGGACAAATTAGAGAGAATGAAAAAAGAAAAATAAAAGATCAAAAAAGGAGAGCCACCCCAATAAGGGGGGGGTTTATTCTACATTACCCTCCTCTCCCGTAACAATATCCCTCTCCCTAATCACATTCCCCTCCTCATCATAATCCTCATCTCTAAAACCATAAGACCAAAGATTGTCAGCTAAAACGCCAGGAGTAAGACCCGCACATGTTAAATCATATTTATTAATGCCACCATCGCATAAGAGTTGTGCCACAAATTTTGCCTCTTCTTTATTTTTAGGCAAGAATTTCGCCCACTCTTCCAAAGTTACACCATAACCATTCTCGCCCTTACCATCAGGCCTTGTTAAGTTTTTAGCATAAGTTTCTATCACTTTACAGAATAAAGTAACATCACCCATAAGCATATCATCAAAAGTGTCAAAGAAACAATCGTCAGTGTTTCTATTTTCAATCATAGCATTCCACTCCGCATCGCTATGATGCTTTAAATCCGCCATAAAAGAAAGCGAATGAATGATAATCAAACTCGCTTGAAACCCCATTCCACCATAACTCATCGGAGAGAATAACAAACCAAGTCTTTTGCTTCTTTTTTCGTGAGCGTAAGCGTTAGCAAAGACCATAAAAGGGCTAGTGGTATCATCAGGGAAATCAAAGTCCAACTTGAACTTGCTTTCTTTCTCTTTAGCAGTTGAAGTCCTTTCTTTAACACTCTCCCCGCTCGTAACGATTTTAACGCCTTTCAAAAAGTCATCAGCACTTTCTTTAGCGTGATTATTCGCAACTTCATTCACAGGCACTTCCTTAAACCATTTTAAGAATTTTTCGCTATTGAAAACATAAGTGGCTTCGTTGCCTTTTTGACTCCTTAAGGTTACACGATTAAACCCAATATTAATGACTTTAGCCTCCACCACTTTGTCGTTGATTGTGGCTTTGACTGACGCACCCAACTCTAACTTATTTTCGTTTTGAAAACCCATGAAATACTCCTTGGTAAAAATTTGCTTTAAATTCCGCTATAATCGGTCGGTCAATGTTTTTTATCTTTTTGGCATGGCTTGTTCCTCCTTGTTGTGGGATGGGCGCTTTTCAAACGCCCCCCTTATTTTGAGTGATCGCATCATTCAATATCCTTTAAAAAAGCGTTTTTAAAAGCTTTAATGGCGCTTTCACCCACCAATTCAGCGATACGATAACGCGCGATTAAAAAGTCTAATAATTTTTCGCTCCTTTCTTTGATTTGCGCGACTCCAAAAGAAGCGTTTTTAGCCACTTCTTTTTCACTATAAGAGCCTTTTAGGTATTCTTTTCTTTTTTCCTCAAAAGACTTGTTGCTTAAAGAGCTGTTAGCGTTTTTAGGAATTAAGAGCAAGTTCCCTAAAGCATGCACGATGTAGGGATTTTTAGCCCAATTTTTTTCTTTAGCGCTATAGCCTTGATCGGGTTTTTGAGGCAAGATGTGCTCAATGCTTTCTAAACTGCTATCAAAATTCAAAGTCGTTTCAGGGTTATGGTATAGCTCGTATTCATAAAGCAAGTAATTCAGCGCCTTGCCCCACTTATACCACTTCTCAGTATTCTTTTTGGAATGGATATTCTCTTCAAGCAATTCCAAGCCGCTATTTCCTTGTCTGTTGAAAAAACTCTTTTCTAGCGTTGGAAATTTTTCAATGACGATATTTTCTTCCCCATATCTATACGCTCTGAACGCTTGAAAAGCCAATTCAATCCATTCGTTTTTGGCCGTATCCTTGCCAGCAACCCCATAGATTAAAAACCCGAAACGCTCCAAATATTCTAATAAGCCCTCTAATTCTTTGGTGGTGTAAGGCTGTTCATTAGCACTTCTTCCAACAAGCTGTATGGTTAAAAGAGAAAGCAATAAGGGCAGAAAAGCGTCTTTGCTCAAAGCGTTTAAGCGCCGCATCTTGTCTAACAAGCCGTGCATTTTAGGCGTGATTTCCATCTCAAGCTTTCTATTGTCATCAAAAATAAGGGCGATAGATTTTTCATCAAGAGTGTGCAAGAAATGCCAAACTTTAGAAGAATAAGAAAGATAAAATAACAAATCATCTATTCTTTCATATTCATCATCAAAGTTGGTGTTGTCGGTATATCTTTTATGAGCGTTAAACTCCATCTCCAATAACCTTTTTTTAAAATCCCCTTTCTCGCCATAATAATACGCCACAAAATGCTTTAAAAAACTTTCTAAATGAGCGTCTTCAAACTGCCTCAAATCGTGATAAATCCTGGTGTAGGTGTCATTGATTTCTTGTTGAAGATTTTCTAAATCTTCTTCATCGCAAATCTTGTGCACCACAAAATGCAAGCGGTTTTTTAACAATTCTAAAGTGGATAGATCCTTACCACGATTGTTGATCGTTTCAAAAGAGCTGAACGGATCGATTCGGTTATCGTTCAATCCCACCACGCTAAAAAGCATTTTTTTAGTGAGAGCGTCAAACATTTTTTCAAGCGTTTCCATAGGCGTATCGCTGATTTTTTCTTGAAAAAATGCGTAAGCCTCAATAAGATTTTTAGCGTAAAAAGAAGTTTGAAACGCTTTTAAATCTTTTTCTTCTTCCATGATCGCCCTAAAAGCTTCACTCAAGCCATAATACTTATAGGATAGAATGGGTTCAAGGTTGATTAAAGAATACTTTGGGTCTTTGTTTTGGGTGGTTTTGGCTAAAAGGCCCAGTAAAATCAAGCTCGTAGCCAATCGTTGCTGGCCGTCTATGATTTCAAAAGCGCTATCTTCAAGCTCATTTTCAAGCCCTCTTAAGGTTAAACTATGCATGTAATGGAATTTGTTTCCCAGCTTAGAGACATGCTCTAAATCGTTCCAAAAATCCTTCAATTGCCTTTTCTGCCATGCATACCCCCTTTGATAGCTAGGGATTTCAAACACGCCTTTTTCAACCACGCCATCTAAAGTCAACAATTCCATTAAAATCCTTTCATAGGTTTATGGGTAAAAACCCATAACCCTTCATTTTTTCGCTCAATCAATTTTGGTTGTCCAAGTCTTGTGCTGCGCGTGAAATGCCAAGTGTTTTTATTGACTAATTCTTCGTATTCTTGGCTCCCTTTTTGAGCGCAAACGCCCTCAACCTTTAACGCTCCCTCTTCATCAGTCCCGATAGTGTCATGGTCAATCTTTAGGGCAAAAACGCTCCGTTGGACTTCAGCCCCTCTAGTCGTTGAATCCTCATTCACAATGCCAATGATATAATCCGCTTTACGCATGAGTTCAAAATACTTGTGCTGAGCCGCTTTGTTCCGCCGTGAGCGGAAATAATTTAAAGTGCATTCATCGCACAACTCTTTAAAATCCTCATTCCCTGGAATAGTCCCTTTATAGGCGCCTGAAACCATGCACAACAACAAATTGTATTTTTCATGCGCTTTCAAATCTTCTAACTGAGCCATCGTCTTCTCCTTGTATTGAATTTAACTCTGTAAGCCCCACTGGTTTAAAAATGGGGCTTATCGAATCAAATTTTTTAAAAATGTTGCGGTGCGGATTAATGAGAGAGGGAATAAAAGGGTTAATGCAAGGGTTAATAATAGAAGGAATAACAAAGAGTAGGGGATTTTTAAGCGATCTTTTGTAAAAGCGGTAAAAGTTATGGTAGCGTTGCTTGATTGCTTGATTGCTTGATTGCTTGATTGCTTGATTGCTTGATTGCTTGATTGCTTGAATGATTGAATGATTGAATGATTGAATGATTGAATGATAGAATGATTGAATGATAGAATGATTGAATGATAGAATGATAGAATGATAGAATGATTGAATGATAGAATGATAGAATGATTGAATGATAGAATGATAGAATGATTGAATGATAGAATGATTGAATGATAGAATGATTGAATGCCATTTCTACCCCTTTTTTGAAAAAAAGACGACTTAGAGTATTGTATCTAGCGGTATTCAATCAATGGTTAATGGTGCATATTTATTTTTGCGTTATTTGTTTTATCTAATGATGATGCGTTTTGTTTTTTAACGATGCGTTTGATTTTTTAATGATATGTTTTATTTAATAATGATGTGTCTTTATCTTATTATAACGATGTGTTTGATTTAATTTAATGATGCGTTTAATCTTTAAAGCTTTATTCTCTACCCCCCTTTTCCAATCGCTCCCCCATCATTTCCAATGATTTCCAATCATTTCCAAATAACTTTCATTCATTTCTTTCCAACTCTAAAATTTATTTCACATTCCAAAAACTTTAAGCAAAATTTAAGCATTGCATGTCTATAATTACATTTCGTTTTTAAAGACAAGCTTTAAAAAGTTCTTTAATTTGAAACCATTCAAGCAAGTTCTACAAGCTAAAAAGCTTTAAATAAAAGCTCACTAGTTGGTAAAACTTGATTAAAAAAGATTAGGGATCAAGCATTTTTAGTCTTCTTAAAGGGTTTAACATTAAGAGTGATTATAGCAAGTTTTTGAAGAAAAACGAAGTTATTTGATTTAACATTGTTAATAGCCTATGTAAAAGTAAAGTAAAACTACAATAACTCTGTCTTATATTCATTAAGGCAGTGGTAGCGTTTGAAGAATATTCGTGCAATTGTCGTTATTCATTATAAAAGGGCGGGTTTTAAAGGATATTTTAAAATTTAAAACAAGCTTTTAAGAGCAGATGGCGGATGCCTTGCCAAAGAGAGGCGATGAAGGACGTACTAGACTGCGATAAGCTATGCGGAGCTGTCAAGGAGCTTTGATGCGTAGATGTCCGAATGGGGCAACCCAACTAATAGAGATATTAGTTACTCTAATTTAGAGAGCGAACCTAGTGAAGTGAAACATCTCAGTAACTAGAGGAAAAGAAATCAACGAGATTCCCTAAGTAGTGGCGAGCGAACGGGGAAAAGGGCAAACCGAGTGCTTGCATTCGGGGTTGAGGACTGCAACATCCAAGAGAACGCTTTAGCAGAGTTACCTGGAAAGGTAAGCCATAGAAAGTGATAGCCTTGTATGCGACAAGGCGTTCTTAGGTAGCAGGATCCAGAGTAGGCCAGGACACGAGAAATCCAGGTTGAAGCCGGGGAGACCACTCTCCAACCCTAAATACTACTCTTTGAGCGATAGCGAACAAGTACCGTGAGGGAAAGGTGAAAAGAACCGCAGTGAGCGGAGTGAAATAGAACCTGAAACCATCTGCTTACAATCATTCAGAGCCCTATGATTTATCAGGGTGATGGACTGCCTTTTGCATAATGATCCTGCGAGTTGTGGTATCTGGCAAGGTTAAGCGAATGCGAAGCCGTAGCGAAAGCGAGTCTTAATAGGGCGAACAAGTCAGATGCTGCAGACCCGAAGCTAAGTGATCTATCCATGGCCAAGTTGAAACGCGTGTAATAGCGCGTGGAGGACTGAACTCGTACCCATTGAAACGGGTTGGGATGAGCTGTGGATAGGGGTGAAAGGCCAAACAAACTTAGTGATAGCTGGTTCTCTTCGAAATATATTTAGGTATAGCCTCAAGTGATAATAAAAGGGGGTAGAGCCCTGATTGGGCTAGGGCTGCTCGCCGCGGTACCAAACCCTATCAAACTTCGAATACCTTTTATCGTATCTTGGGAGTCAGGCGGTGGGTGATAAAATCAATCGTCAAAAGGGGAACAACCCAGACTACCAAATAAGGTCCCTAAGTTCTATTCTGAGTGGAAAAAGATGTGTGGCTACTCAAACAACCAGGAGGTTGGCTTAGAAGCAGCCATCCTTTAAAGAAAGCGTAACAGCTCACTGGTCTAGTGGTCATGCGCTGAAAATATAACGGGGCTAAGATAGACACCGAATTTGTAGATTGTGTTAAACACAGTGGTAGAAGAGCGTTCATACCAGCGTTGAAGGTATACCGGTAAGGAGTGCTGGAGCGGTATGAAGTGAGCATGCAGGAATGAGTAACGATAAGATATATGAGAATTGTATCCGCCGTAAATCTAAGGTTTCCTACGCGATGGTCGTCATCGTAGGGTTAGTCGGGTCCTAAGCCGAGTCCGAAAGGGGTAGGTGATGGCAAATTGGTTAATATTCCAATACCGACTATGGAGCGTGATGGGGGGACGCATAGGGTTAAGCGAGCTAGCTGATGGAAGCGCTAGTCTAAGGGCGTAGATTGGAGGGAAGGCAAATCCACCTCTGTATTTGAAACCCAAACAGGCTCTTTGAGTCCTTTTAGGACAAAGGGAGAATCGCTGATACCGTCGTGCCAAGAAAAGCCTCTAAGCATATCCATAGTCGTCCGTACCGCAAACCGACACAGGTAGATGAGATGAGTATTCTAAGGCGCGTGAAAGAACTCTGGTTAAGGAACTCTGCAAACTAGCACCGTAAGTTCGCGATAAGGTGTGCCGCAGCAATGCGGTCTCAGCAAAGAGTCCCTCCCGACTGTTTACCAAAAACACAGCACTTTGCCAACTCGTAAGAGGAAGTATAAGGTGTGACGCCTGCCCGGTGCTCGAAGGTTAAGAGGATGCGTCAGTCGCAAGATGAAGCGTTGAATTGAAGCCCGAGTAAACGGCGGCCGTAACTATAACGGTCCTAAGGTAGCGAAATTCCTTGTCGGTTAAATACCGACCTGCATGAATGGCGTAACGAGATGGGAGCTGTCTCAACCAGAGATTCAGTGAAATTGTAGTGGAGGTGAAAATTCCTCCTACCCGCGGCAAGACGGAAAGACCCCGTGGACCTTTACTACAACTTAGCACTGCTAATGGGAATATCATGCGCAGGATAGGTGGGAGGCTTTGAAGTAAGGGCTTTGGCTCTTATGGAGCCATCCTTGAGATACCACCCTTGATGTTTCTGTTAGCTAACTGGCCTGTGTTATCCACAGGCAGGACAATGCTTGGTGGGTAGTTTGACTGGGGCGGTCGCCTCCTAAAAAGTAACGGAGGCTTGCAAAGGTTGGCTCATTGCGGTTGGAAATCGCAAGTTGAGTGTAATGGCACAAGCCAGCCTGACTGTAAGACATACAAGTCAAGCAGAGACGAAAGTCGGTCATAGTGATCCGGTGGTTCTGTGTGGAAGGGCCATCGCTCAAAGGATAAAAGGTACCCCGGGGATAACAGGCTGATCTCCCCCAAGAGCTCACATCGACGGGGAGGTTTGGCACCTCGATGTCGGCTCATCGCATCCTGGGGCTGGAGCAGGTCCCAAGGGTATGGCTGTTCGCCATTTAAAGCGGTACGCGAGCTGGGTTCAGAACGTCGTGAGACAGTTCGGTCCCTATCTGCCGTGGGCGTAGGAAAGTTGAGGAGAGCTGTCCCTAGTACGAGAGGACCGGGATGGACGTGTCACTGGTGCACCAGTTGTTCTGCCAAGAGCATCGCTGGGTAGCTACACACGGATGTGATAACTGCTGAAAGCATCTAAGCAGGAAGCCAACTCCAAGATAAACTTTCCCTGAAGCTCGCACAAAGACTATGTGCTTGATAGGGTAGATGTGTGAGCGCAGTAATGCGTTTAGCTGACTACTACTAATAGAGCGTTTGGCTTGTTTTTTGCTTTTTGATAAGATAACGGCAATAAGCATGGATAAGTTACCACTGCCTTACTGAGTGTAAGAGAGTTGGAGTTTTATGAAGACTTTTATAGGGTTAAACTTTAATGAGGAATGAGATACCATCTCAATGATTTAAAGCTAAAGGCTATTAACGATCTTCTTTGTTAAAAACAGCTCCCTATTGAAGAGAAAGGGGAGTTAAGGGTAAATGCATTTTATCTTTAGCTCCCTTTTCCTTGTGCCTTTAGAGAAGAGGAACTACCCAGTTAACCATTCCGAACCTGGAAGTCAAGCTCTTCATCGCTGATAATACTGCTCTTTTCAAGAGTGGGAATGTAGGTCGGTGCAGGGATAGGGAAATGCTTTTTTAGTCTTGCTTTTTTATTTGATTTCATTATTGACTCATTGTTTTGTTTGTTTAGGGGTTTTTAGGGTTTTACGCTAAAGTTTCTCAGTTTTTGGAGATGAGAGGTATGGGCAATTAAGAAAATGGGTAGAGAATACCAACAATTAGGAGGTTTTTATGGTCGTAGATGTTTCAAGCATTCCTTTTCAAGGATTTTGGCACATGCAAATCCATCAGCAACATCTGCAAGTAAGATGGGATGTGCATGATGTGTGCCAAATTTTAGAAGAATACCACTTCATTGGTTTAGCGGATTGGGAAGAGAGCAAAGGACAAATTAGAGATTTTTTAGAAGTGATGCGGGTGAATGACATTGTAGCCATCAAGCATGGACAACAACTTGTAGCACTCGCACAAGTCATCGGCGGGGCGTATAACATTCACAAAGATCGGGCATTATGTGTTAGCGAAGAAGAAGACCCTTTAGTGGATTGGATACATTACAGGCGACCCGTTAAGATTTTAGATTGGGCAAAAGAGGGGCAGACGATCCCACAGGGTAGAGGCACTTTAAATAAGTGCGTAAGTCCGGGGACAGAAACCTCGCAAATCATTATGGGGTGGTATGAAAAGGTGCAAGAAGCCTTAAAAGCCAAAGGTGAAAGAGTTGTCTTAGTTTAAAAATCTCACATGTTACCCTTTGCAAGGGTGGAAAAGTAGGTCGGTGCAGGGATAGGGAAATGTTTTTTTTAATCTTGCTTTTTACTTAATTCCATTATTGATTATATTTTAGTGCTTTATTTTTCTGTTGTTTTTTTCATTTTTTTTATTTTTAGTTGTTTTGATTTGGGGTTTTATTGTTTTATTCAAAGGTTTTAGGGTTTTAAGAAAGCGAGTTTGATGGCAAAATAAAACTTAAAATCATAACATAAGATCTAAAATCCAATTTTTTAAAAAGTTTAAGATTTATATCTTTGGCGAGAAAAGAGTCCGCATCAATTAAACATGGATTTAAGAAAAAAGTTTTATTCTCTAAAGAATGTAATTATTTATAAAACTCTTATCCAAGCTTCTTTTTAAAGGAAGTTTATGAAGTTTTTTAAAATCCTTAAACTGCACTTAAATTCTAAAAAGCGCTAAGAAATGTTTTTAGAAAGTTTTATTCTTTAAAAAGTTATCGCTTTATAACCAAGCTCTTTAGTTTGATTGTAAAAAACGCTTTTAGCGTTTTAGATTTTTATTCTTTATTCCGTTAGTGTTGCTTTTTTATTTCTTTTGTTTTTAAGTTGTTCTAGTTTGGGTTTTGGGGGTTTAAATGGTTCTATGTGTTTTTAGATTTTTAGAACCGATCTAAAAGAAAACTTTTTTCATCAAGTTTCTTTTTTAAAAAAGCCTAAAAATTTCTTAAACACTTCTTTAGGATCGAATGCATCACACACCTTGCACCCATACATGCCAATTAAAATCACAAGCCAGCTCACATACACCCAGCTCATCAAAAACCACAAAATAGAAACGCTCCCATACAGCTCATGGTAAGTGCGGTTATACAACACATAATAAGTGAAGGCCCATTTTAGCACATGCCAAGAAACGCTCGTAAAAAACACCCATAAAAACACCCAAAAATAATGTTTAAACACCTTATTTGTAGGAATGGTAAAAAGGATCAAAAAAAACGCGTAAGTGCCTATCCATCTTAAAACATGCAACAAATTTGAATCTTTATCTTCAAAAAACACTTGGATCTTAATATCAAAAAACACCACTAAAGGCAGAGCGAATAAAAACACTAAAGTCGTGCCAAAACCCCAAAATAAAAAGATTTCTTTACCCTTAAAATGCGCATAATCTCTGGGCTTTGCTTGAAAAATTTTTGATGTGATGGAGCGGTAATTTTCACAAAAAAGCACCAACGCCACCACAATAGACACTTCTTCAAGCGTGCCTAAGGTCATGTCTGTTTTTTTAAAATTTTCTAAAAAATCCTTAATCGCGCCAATGAGTTTAGGGGCGTTGGGGAAAATCAAGG from Helicobacter pylori harbors:
- the rsfS gene encoding ribosome silencing factor; this translates as MNQRIEMITALLDEKKAFDITHIDLSQTPYLVEDVIIATTLANKHALSLLDALKNTLKPLGEVFYQIDESNEEWIILDLGDLMIHLFTEECRKKFDLEGFLNAYKRGLPYQNA
- the queF gene encoding NADPH-dependent 7-cyano-7-deazaguanine reductase QueF, whose product is MTPGLNLKSLGAKTPYVFEYNSDLLEAFPNPNPNLDPLITLECKEFTSLCPITSQPDFGVIFIRYIPKDKMVESKSLKLYLFSYRNHGSFHESCINTILLDLVQLLEPKYLEVYGDFASRGGIAIKPFVNYAIKEYQEFKEKRLLNAK
- a CDS encoding pyruvate kinase, whose amino-acid sequence is MVVDVSSIPFQGFWHMQIHQQHLQVRWDVHDVCQILEEYHFIGLADWEESKGQIRDFLEVMRVNDIVAIKHGQQLVALAQVIGGAYNIHKDRALCVSEEEDPLVDWIHYRRPVKILDWAKEGQTIPQGRGTLNKCVSPGTETSQIIMGWYEKVQEALKAKGERVVLV
- a CDS encoding DUF262 domain-containing protein, with amino-acid sequence MELLTLDGVVEKGVFEIPSYQRGYAWQKRQLKDFWNDLEHVSKLGNKFHYMHSLTLRGLENELEDSAFEIIDGQQRLATSLILLGLLAKTTQNKDPKYSLINLEPILSYKYYGLSEAFRAIMEEEKDLKAFQTSFYAKNLIEAYAFFQEKISDTPMETLEKMFDALTKKMLFSVVGLNDNRIDPFSSFETINNRGKDLSTLELLKNRLHFVVHKICDEEDLENLQQEINDTYTRIYHDLRQFEDAHLESFLKHFVAYYYGEKGDFKKRLLEMEFNAHKRYTDNTNFDDEYERIDDLLFYLSYSSKVWHFLHTLDEKSIALIFDDNRKLEMEITPKMHGLLDKMRRLNALSKDAFLPLLLSLLTIQLVGRSANEQPYTTKELEGLLEYLERFGFLIYGVAGKDTAKNEWIELAFQAFRAYRYGEENIVIEKFPTLEKSFFNRQGNSGLELLEENIHSKKNTEKWYKWGKALNYLLYEYELYHNPETTLNFDSSLESIEHILPQKPDQGYSAKEKNWAKNPYIVHALGNLLLIPKNANSSLSNKSFEEKRKEYLKGSYSEKEVAKNASFGVAQIKERSEKLLDFLIARYRIAELVGESAIKAFKNAFLKDIE
- a CDS encoding YihY family inner membrane protein, whose amino-acid sequence is MREFFKSVRGFLRLLRMIFPKRLKNAFLGLSELFYYASSLSFYTILSLSPILLFVFSLFVSHYLQAHSGEMEALIFPNAPKLIGAIKDFLENFKKTDMTLGTLEEVSIVVALVLFCENYRSITSKIFQAKPRDYAHFKGKEIFLFWGFGTTLVFLFALPLVVFFDIKIQVFFEDKDSNLLHVLRWIGTYAFFLILFTIPTNKVFKHYFWVFLWVFFTSVSWHVLKWAFTYYVLYNRTYHELYGSVSILWFLMSWVYVSWLVILIGMYGCKVCDAFDPKEVFKKFLGFFKKET